Proteins encoded within one genomic window of Nordella sp. HKS 07:
- a CDS encoding 5-(carboxyamino)imidazole ribonucleotide synthase, with protein sequence MRLDRPLPPNSVIGILGGGQLGRMLALAAARLGLRCHIYAPEADSPAFQVAAAHTCAAYDDRDALEAFASVIDVVTYEFENVPAETAAILGRLKPLAPGAEALATSQDRLIEKTFLTRIGLETAPFAAVDDEAGLERAVARIGLPAILKTRRFGYDGKGQTAIKADTALAAAWTQIGARPAILEGFVAFEKEVSVIAARGWDGAIAVYDVPENRHANHILHQSIVPAAIATETAAAAREIAARITAALDYVGVIGVELFFARSQGAERLIVNEIAPRVHNSGHWTMDACVVSQFEQHIRAVAGWPLGDPERHSDVIMTNLLGEDAENWRNLARKPHSGLHLYGKAEGRPGRKMGHINRLTPRQG encoded by the coding sequence CGGTGGCCAGCTTGGCCGCATGCTCGCGCTCGCCGCGGCCCGCCTCGGCCTGCGCTGCCACATCTATGCGCCAGAGGCCGACAGCCCGGCCTTCCAGGTCGCCGCCGCCCATACCTGTGCGGCCTATGACGACCGCGACGCGCTCGAAGCCTTTGCGTCCGTGATCGATGTGGTGACCTACGAGTTCGAAAATGTGCCGGCCGAAACGGCCGCTATTCTCGGCCGCCTCAAGCCACTGGCGCCGGGTGCGGAAGCGCTCGCCACCAGCCAGGATCGGCTCATCGAGAAGACTTTCCTCACCCGCATTGGGCTTGAGACGGCGCCTTTTGCCGCCGTCGACGACGAAGCGGGGCTGGAGCGGGCGGTCGCCCGCATTGGCCTTCCCGCCATCCTGAAGACCCGCCGTTTCGGCTATGACGGCAAGGGACAAACCGCGATCAAGGCCGATACCGCGCTCGCTGCGGCCTGGACACAGATCGGCGCTCGCCCCGCCATCCTCGAAGGGTTTGTCGCGTTCGAGAAGGAAGTCTCCGTCATCGCCGCGCGCGGCTGGGACGGCGCGATCGCCGTCTATGACGTACCGGAAAACCGGCATGCGAATCATATCCTGCATCAGTCGATCGTGCCGGCGGCTATCGCCACCGAAACCGCGGCGGCGGCCCGCGAGATCGCCGCCCGGATCACAGCGGCGCTCGATTATGTCGGCGTCATCGGGGTGGAACTGTTCTTCGCCCGCAGTCAGGGTGCCGAAAGGCTGATCGTCAACGAAATCGCGCCGCGCGTCCACAATTCGGGCCACTGGACCATGGATGCCTGTGTCGTATCGCAATTCGAGCAGCACATAAGGGCAGTGGCCGGCTGGCCCTTGGGCGATCCCGAACGCCATAGCGACGTCATCATGACCAACCTCCTGGGCGAGGACGCCGAAAATTGGCGGAATCTGGCGCGGAAGCCCCATTCCGGGCTCCATCTCTACGGCAAGGCGGAGGGCCGCCCAGGCCGGAAAATGGGCCATATTAACCGGCTAACCCCTCGACAGGGCTAA
- the rpsU gene encoding 30S ribosomal protein S21, translated as MQVIVRDNNVDQALKALKKKMQREGIFREMKLRGHYEKPSEKKAREKAEAVRRARKLARKRLQREGLLPAPKKIVKP; from the coding sequence GTGCAAGTTATCGTTCGCGACAACAATGTCGACCAGGCGCTCAAGGCCCTTAAGAAGAAGATGCAGCGTGAGGGCATTTTCCGCGAGATGAAGCTCCGCGGCCATTACGAAAAGCCCTCCGAGAAGAAGGCCCGCGAGAAGGCGGAAGCCGTCCGCCGCGCCCGCAAGTTGGCGCGCAAGCGTCTGCAGCGCGAAGGCTTGCTCCCGGCGCCTAAGAAAATCGTCAAGCCGTAA
- a CDS encoding inositol monophosphatase family protein has product MAQSANLTVMIAAVRKAARGVQRDFGEIANLQVSVKGPGNYVTAADKRCEKVLRDELEKARPGYSFLMEESGSVAGRDADHRWIIDPIDGTTNFIHSIPFFALSVALERKGDLLCAVTYNPITDELFTAERGHGAFLNNRRLRVAARKTLADSVLAWGIPSIGEADRHDQFQRELTRLQPKVAAIRQMGSAALELAYVAAGRIDVMQGRGLEPWDTAAGILMVREAGGIATSAEGERTPFETGTVLAGNSELVPLVKAEIGKARQAV; this is encoded by the coding sequence GTGGCCCAGTCGGCTAATCTCACCGTCATGATCGCGGCCGTGCGCAAGGCGGCGCGTGGCGTCCAGCGCGATTTCGGCGAAATCGCCAATCTCCAGGTTTCGGTAAAGGGGCCGGGCAATTACGTCACCGCCGCAGACAAACGCTGCGAGAAGGTGTTGCGCGACGAGCTCGAAAAGGCGAGGCCGGGCTATAGTTTCCTGATGGAGGAATCCGGCAGCGTGGCGGGCAGAGACGCCGATCACCGCTGGATCATCGATCCGATCGACGGCACCACGAATTTCATCCACTCGATCCCGTTCTTCGCACTGTCGGTGGCGCTCGAGCGCAAGGGCGATCTCCTTTGTGCCGTCACCTACAATCCGATCACCGATGAGCTGTTCACGGCCGAGCGCGGGCACGGCGCCTTCCTCAATAATCGCCGCCTGCGCGTCGCGGCGCGCAAGACGCTCGCCGACAGCGTCCTTGCCTGGGGCATTCCGTCTATCGGCGAGGCCGACCGGCACGACCAGTTCCAGCGCGAGTTGACGCGCCTACAGCCCAAGGTCGCGGCCATCCGCCAGATGGGTTCGGCGGCGCTCGAGCTTGCTTATGTCGCGGCAGGCCGTATCGACGTCATGCAGGGCCGGGGTCTCGAGCCCTGGGATACTGCGGCAGGCATTCTGATGGTGCGCGAGGCGGGCGGCATCGCCACCTCGGCGGAAGGCGAGAGGACGCCCTTCGAGACCGGAACTGTGCTGGCCGGCAATTCTGAGCTCGTGCCGCTGGTCAAGGCCGAGATCGGCAAGGCGCGCCAGGCGGTTTGA
- a CDS encoding propionyl-CoA synthetase, whose product MSTYEKTYQRWLSDPKAFWAEAARDIDWIKPWDHVYAKVDGLDRWFVGAECNTCWNAIDRHVEAGNGARTALIYDSPLTGKKQSFTYSELRDEVAALAALLQDLGIAKGDRVLLYMPMIPQAAFAMLACARIGAVHSVVFGGFAPAELATRINDAKPKLIMSASCGLEPGRVVAYKPLVDKAIELATHKPAHGLVWQRPELVAALTQGRDQDWAERLAETRKAKRKADCVPVKATDPLYVLYTSGTTGQPKGVVRDNGGHLVALKWSMPNIYGIAPGETFWAASDVGWVVGHSYIVYAPLLHGATAVLFEGKPVGTPDAGTFWRVIAEHGVKALFTAPTAFRAIKKEDPDGSFIGKYDLSQFRTLFLAGERADPDTVKWAEDRLKVPVIDHWWQTETGWPIAANPVGLGQLPVKYGSPTVPMPGYDVRVLDEGGHEVKRGTLGAICVRTPLPPGCLPTLWGNDARFRSSYLEHFPGYYETADAGYMDEDGYLYIMARTDDIINTAGHRLSTGGMEEVLAGHPNVAECAVIGIADQLKGQVPVGFVVLKAGVARAGKEIEAECVRRIREEIGPVASFKTVMIVARLPKTRSGKILRATMRKIADREEWKMPATIDDPAILDEITKALKTKGLA is encoded by the coding sequence ATGAGCACTTACGAGAAGACCTATCAGCGCTGGTTGTCCGATCCGAAAGCCTTCTGGGCCGAAGCGGCGCGCGACATCGACTGGATCAAGCCCTGGGACCATGTCTATGCCAAGGTCGACGGTCTCGATCGCTGGTTCGTCGGCGCCGAATGCAACACCTGCTGGAACGCCATCGACCGCCATGTCGAAGCCGGCAATGGCGCGCGCACCGCCCTCATCTATGACAGCCCGCTGACCGGCAAGAAGCAGTCGTTCACCTATTCCGAGCTTCGGGACGAGGTCGCTGCTCTCGCCGCCCTCCTCCAGGATCTCGGGATCGCCAAGGGCGACCGCGTTCTCCTCTACATGCCGATGATCCCGCAGGCGGCCTTCGCCATGCTCGCCTGCGCCCGCATCGGCGCCGTCCATTCGGTCGTGTTCGGCGGCTTCGCACCGGCCGAGCTTGCCACCCGCATCAATGACGCCAAGCCGAAGCTCATCATGTCGGCCTCCTGCGGCCTCGAGCCCGGCCGCGTGGTCGCCTATAAGCCGCTTGTCGACAAAGCGATCGAGCTCGCCACGCACAAGCCGGCACATGGCCTCGTCTGGCAGCGGCCCGAGCTTGTCGCTGCGTTGACACAAGGCCGCGATCAGGACTGGGCGGAGCGCCTGGCGGAGACCCGCAAGGCGAAACGCAAGGCGGATTGCGTGCCGGTGAAGGCCACCGATCCACTCTATGTGCTCTACACGTCAGGCACCACCGGCCAGCCCAAGGGCGTGGTGCGCGACAATGGCGGGCATTTGGTGGCGCTCAAATGGTCGATGCCGAACATCTATGGCATAGCCCCGGGCGAGACCTTCTGGGCCGCCTCGGATGTCGGCTGGGTCGTCGGCCATTCCTATATCGTCTATGCGCCCCTTCTTCACGGCGCCACCGCCGTCCTCTTCGAAGGCAAGCCTGTCGGCACGCCGGATGCCGGCACGTTCTGGCGCGTCATCGCCGAGCATGGCGTCAAGGCGCTGTTTACCGCACCGACCGCCTTCCGCGCCATCAAGAAGGAGGATCCGGACGGCAGCTTCATCGGCAAATATGATCTGTCGCAGTTCCGCACGCTCTTCCTCGCCGGCGAGCGTGCCGATCCCGACACGGTCAAATGGGCCGAGGATCGGCTCAAGGTTCCGGTTATAGATCACTGGTGGCAGACGGAGACCGGCTGGCCGATCGCGGCCAATCCGGTCGGACTTGGCCAATTGCCGGTCAAGTACGGCTCCCCCACCGTTCCGATGCCCGGCTATGACGTGCGCGTGCTCGATGAAGGCGGTCATGAGGTGAAACGCGGCACGCTCGGCGCCATCTGCGTCAGGACACCGCTGCCGCCCGGCTGCCTGCCGACCCTGTGGGGCAACGACGCGCGCTTCCGGTCGAGCTATCTCGAGCATTTCCCTGGCTATTACGAAACCGCCGACGCCGGTTACATGGACGAGGACGGTTATCTCTACATCATGGCGCGCACCGACGACATCATCAATACGGCGGGCCATCGTCTCTCGACCGGCGGCATGGAGGAAGTGCTCGCCGGCCATCCCAATGTTGCCGAATGCGCCGTCATCGGCATCGCCGATCAGTTGAAGGGTCAGGTGCCGGTGGGCTTCGTCGTGCTCAAGGCGGGGGTGGCGCGCGCGGGAAAGGAGATCGAGGCCGAATGCGTGCGGCGTATCCGCGAGGAGATCGGCCCGGTTGCGAGCTTCAAGACGGTGATGATCGTCGCGCGTCTGCCCAAGACGCGCTCCGGCAAGATCCTGCGCGCCACCATGCGCAAGATCGCCGACCGCGAAGAATGGAAGATGCCGGCGACCATCGACGACCCGGCGATCCTCGACGAGATCACCAAGGCGCTCAAGACGAAGGGCCTCGCGTGA
- a CDS encoding cupin domain-containing protein, which translates to MTKLIKREDWAEHPKRWQGEVQLGDHGGDICIIFNYIAGPGGGPRLHTHPYAETFIVRQGTGRFTLGDQEIIATAGEILIAPAHTPHKFANVGPGALETIDLHSSGKFITEWLE; encoded by the coding sequence ATGACGAAGCTGATCAAGCGCGAAGACTGGGCCGAGCATCCAAAACGCTGGCAGGGCGAAGTGCAACTAGGAGACCATGGCGGCGATATTTGCATCATCTTCAACTATATCGCTGGGCCGGGTGGCGGGCCGCGCCTGCACACCCATCCCTATGCCGAGACTTTCATCGTACGCCAGGGCACCGGCCGCTTCACGCTGGGCGATCAGGAGATCATCGCGACGGCAGGCGAGATCCTCATCGCGCCGGCGCACACGCCACATAAGTTCGCCAACGTCGGTCCCGGTGCGCTCGAGACGATCGACCTCCATTCGAGCGGCAAATTCATCACCGAATGGCTCGAGTAA
- a CDS encoding matrixin family metalloprotease, which yields MTLRSLAVAALLLMATMSVPCVAGDQRLLVLEGSWVKWGAPEWGTGATVSYGFVATEVKSPSARNCAALLPLDGLEKRTGLPDSRLRAETAAAFAAWSGVTGLTFIAAPSAAKADILIGVQGKPAGRAFTNIELDQGPLAAAPVAERGLVATEPAAHPAAAHRIRSIRQALICLNPSARWKIGFDGDLDVYDLRYTLMHEIGHAIGLDHPGAAGAVMGFRYDEKLKGPTASDSEAAQKLYGPRLR from the coding sequence ATGACGCTGCGCAGCCTTGCCGTCGCCGCTCTCCTTCTGATGGCGACGATGTCCGTCCCGTGTGTTGCAGGCGATCAACGGCTTCTGGTTCTGGAAGGATCCTGGGTCAAATGGGGTGCGCCGGAATGGGGCACGGGCGCCACCGTGTCTTATGGATTCGTGGCGACCGAAGTGAAATCGCCCTCGGCACGCAACTGCGCCGCGCTTCTGCCACTCGACGGACTGGAGAAGCGAACAGGTTTGCCGGACAGCCGCCTGCGCGCCGAAACCGCCGCTGCCTTCGCGGCGTGGTCCGGCGTGACCGGCCTCACTTTCATCGCGGCTCCCTCCGCTGCAAAGGCCGATATTCTCATAGGTGTCCAAGGCAAGCCGGCGGGACGAGCGTTTACCAATATCGAACTCGACCAAGGCCCGCTGGCTGCGGCGCCGGTGGCGGAGAGAGGACTGGTCGCCACGGAGCCGGCGGCGCACCCTGCCGCGGCGCATCGCATAAGGTCGATCCGGCAGGCGCTGATCTGTCTCAACCCATCGGCCAGATGGAAGATCGGCTTCGACGGCGATCTCGATGTCTACGATCTGCGCTATACGCTCATGCATGAGATCGGCCATGCTATCGGCCTCGATCATCCGGGTGCGGCGGGCGCAGTCATGGGCTTTCGCTATGACGAGAAGCTCAAAGGGCCGACAGCGAGCGACAGTGAAGCGGCGCAGAAGCTTTATGGACCGCGCTTGAGATAG